A part of Candidatus Angelobacter sp. genomic DNA contains:
- a CDS encoding serine esterase produces MLEADLVPAPEKNSPCLMVVLHGLGDSLEGYRWLPPALGLPWLNYLLVNAPDPYFGGYSWYDFSGDVGVGVERSRALLIELLDEQRKLGWTTEQSVLFGFSQGCLMTIEIGLRYPHRFAGLVGISGYVHEPEQSLRELSPVAKLQRFLITHGTDDPLIPFAAVREQIKLLKTGGLQIEWHEFVKAHTIAGETELAVIRDFVRACYGR; encoded by the coding sequence ATGCTTGAAGCGGACCTCGTGCCGGCGCCGGAGAAGAACTCACCCTGCCTGATGGTTGTCTTGCACGGGCTGGGAGACAGTCTGGAGGGCTATCGCTGGCTGCCGCCCGCGCTGGGATTGCCGTGGCTGAATTATCTGCTGGTCAACGCGCCGGACCCTTATTTTGGCGGCTATTCGTGGTACGACTTTTCCGGGGACGTGGGCGTCGGCGTGGAAAGAAGCCGTGCTCTGCTGATTGAATTGCTGGACGAGCAACGCAAACTCGGTTGGACCACGGAACAATCGGTCCTGTTCGGCTTTTCCCAGGGCTGCCTTATGACGATCGAGATCGGTTTGCGTTATCCGCACCGGTTTGCCGGCCTCGTGGGCATCAGCGGTTATGTCCATGAACCGGAGCAATCGCTTCGAGAACTCTCGCCTGTCGCAAAGTTGCAGCGCTTCCTCATCACACACGGCACAGATGATCCGTTGATCCCGTTCGCAGCAGTGCGGGAGCAAATCAAGCTGTTGAAAACCGGCGGGCTGCAGATTGAGTGGCATGAATTTGTGAAGGCTCACACGATCGCCGGTGAAACGGAGTTGGCTGTGATCCGCGATTTCGTCCGGGCATGTTACGGGCGGTAG